The Priestia aryabhattai genome includes a region encoding these proteins:
- a CDS encoding DUF7455 domain-containing protein, whose translation MGTYGETVRQATAPATSFQEGQQMERASSTCDQCVAPSVAVAVFGDGPSALSLHFCRHHLRQHSDKLADGGHQVTF comes from the coding sequence ATGGGCACCTACGGTGAAACAGTCCGACAGGCGACCGCGCCCGCCACCAGCTTCCAGGAGGGTCAGCAGATGGAAAGGGCGTCGTCCACCTGCGACCAATGCGTGGCTCCATCGGTGGCTGTCGCGGTGTTCGGCGACGGACCGTCCGCCCTGTCGCTGCATTTCTGCCGGCATCACCTCAGACAGCACTCGGACAAACTTGCTGACGGCGGGCACCAGGTCACTTTCC